A single genomic interval of Ictalurus furcatus strain D&B chromosome 20, Billie_1.0, whole genome shotgun sequence harbors:
- the them6 gene encoding protein THEM6-like produces the protein MGDLLLWVLAVLLVLFCFFDVWYYLRVVAVLLRAWFLSPVFDVTAEQAVGGHVLLNDIDMCHMNNARYLRECDFARISLCARNGVLKATRDLGAAMVAGAITVRYRRPLCVGEKFELRTRIVTWDEKAFYIEQRFVSSKDGMVAAVLFCKLNVMRGSPDKILQHLCKRKVEVPEFPEELQHWVSFITASSQALKAESGLEKKSE, from the exons AT GGGGGACCTGTTGTTGTGGGTGTTGGCCGTCTTGCTGGTACTCTTCTGCTTCTTCGATGTATGGTACTACCTTCGCGTGGTGGCTGTTTTACTCCGAGCCTGGTTCCTCTCTCCGGTGTTTGACGTCACAGCAGAGCAGGCTGTCGGAGGCCACGTCCTCCTCAACGATATTGACATGTGTCACATGAACAATGCACGCTACCTGCGCGAGTGCGACTTCGCCCGCATTTCCCTGTGCGCCCGCAACGGTGTGTTGAAAGCCACAAGGGACCTGGGGGCGGCCATGGTGGCGGGTGCGATTACCGTGCGCTACAGGAGGCCCTTGTGTGTGGGGGAAAAGTTCGAGCTGCGCACTCGTATCGTCACATGGGACGAGAAAGCGTTCTATATTGAGCAGCGCTTCGTGTCCAGTAAGGATGGAATGGTGGCAGCCGTCTTGTTCTGCAAACTAAACGTGATGCGTGGCAGCCCAGATAAAATCCTCCAACACCTGTGCAAGAGAAAG GTTGAAGTTCCCGAGTTTCCTGAAGAGCTGCAGCATTGGGTCAGTTTCATAACGGCAAGCAGCCAAGCTCTGAAGGCCGAGAGTGGACTGGAGAAGAAAAGCGAATGA
- the si:ch73-52e5.2 gene encoding protein THEM6 isoform X2, with the protein MRDMLLWVLSSLLVLFSTVDLWYFVRGAWAVLKYLFQDPVRDVLGEQVVNGRVLLHDIDYMGHMNNARYLRECDFARLSYYARNGMFKAFHALGARMVIGASTIRYRRSLGLGEAFELRSRIMAWDEKSFFVEQRFVSKSDGFISAVILCRQNVIHSTPDQILQHVCKRKVDCPDIPEDLQHWIDFISANSQALRAECGLDEKTK; encoded by the exons ATGCG AGACATGTTGCTGTGGGTTCTGTCCAGCTTGCTGGTGCTGTTTAGTACCGTTGACTTGTGGTATTTCGTGAGAGGAGCATGGGCGGTCCTGAAATACCTGTTTCAGGACCCGGTCCGAGACGTGCTAGGCGAGCAGGTCGTCAACGGCCGAGTTCTCCTCCACGACATCGATTACATGGGCCACATGAACAACGCTCGCTATCTGAGGGAGTGTGACTTCGCCAGACTTTCCTATTACGCACGCAACGGGATGTTCAAGGCCTTCCACGCACTCGGGGCAAGGATGGTGATCGGAGCTTCGACCATCCGTTACCGGCGGTCACTTGGACTCGGAGAGGCGTTCGAGCTGCGTAGCCGCATCATGGCCTGGGACGAGAAGTCTTTCTTTGTGGAACAGCGCTTCGTGTCCAAATCCGACGGCTTTATCTCTGCTGTCATACTGTGCAGGCAGAATGTAATTCATAGCACGCCTGATCAGATTTTGCAGCACGTCTGCAAGAGAAAG GTGGACTGTCCTGATATCCCAGAGGACCTTCAGCATTGGATCGATTTCATCTCAGCTAACAGTCAGGCGCTGAGAGCAGAATGTGGCTTAGATGAGAAGACCAAGTGA
- the si:ch73-52e5.2 gene encoding protein THEM6 isoform X3 produces MLLWVLSSLLVLFSTVDLWYFVRGAWAVLKYLFQDPVRDVLGEQVVNGRVLLHDIDYMGHMNNARYLRECDFARLSYYARNGMFKAFHALGARMVIGASTIRYRRSLGLGEAFELRSRIMAWDEKSFFVEQRFVSKSDGFISAVILCRQNVIHSTPDQILQHVCKRKVDCPDIPEDLQHWIDFISANSQALRAECGLDEKTK; encoded by the exons ATGTTGCTGTGGGTTCTGTCCAGCTTGCTGGTGCTGTTTAGTACCGTTGACTTGTGGTATTTCGTGAGAGGAGCATGGGCGGTCCTGAAATACCTGTTTCAGGACCCGGTCCGAGACGTGCTAGGCGAGCAGGTCGTCAACGGCCGAGTTCTCCTCCACGACATCGATTACATGGGCCACATGAACAACGCTCGCTATCTGAGGGAGTGTGACTTCGCCAGACTTTCCTATTACGCACGCAACGGGATGTTCAAGGCCTTCCACGCACTCGGGGCAAGGATGGTGATCGGAGCTTCGACCATCCGTTACCGGCGGTCACTTGGACTCGGAGAGGCGTTCGAGCTGCGTAGCCGCATCATGGCCTGGGACGAGAAGTCTTTCTTTGTGGAACAGCGCTTCGTGTCCAAATCCGACGGCTTTATCTCTGCTGTCATACTGTGCAGGCAGAATGTAATTCATAGCACGCCTGATCAGATTTTGCAGCACGTCTGCAAGAGAAAG GTGGACTGTCCTGATATCCCAGAGGACCTTCAGCATTGGATCGATTTCATCTCAGCTAACAGTCAGGCGCTGAGAGCAGAATGTGGCTTAGATGAGAAGACCAAGTGA
- the si:ch73-52e5.2 gene encoding protein THEM6 isoform X1, whose product MFLFPCERDMLLWVLSSLLVLFSTVDLWYFVRGAWAVLKYLFQDPVRDVLGEQVVNGRVLLHDIDYMGHMNNARYLRECDFARLSYYARNGMFKAFHALGARMVIGASTIRYRRSLGLGEAFELRSRIMAWDEKSFFVEQRFVSKSDGFISAVILCRQNVIHSTPDQILQHVCKRKVDCPDIPEDLQHWIDFISANSQALRAECGLDEKTK is encoded by the exons ATGTTCTTGTTTCCATGTGAAAG AGACATGTTGCTGTGGGTTCTGTCCAGCTTGCTGGTGCTGTTTAGTACCGTTGACTTGTGGTATTTCGTGAGAGGAGCATGGGCGGTCCTGAAATACCTGTTTCAGGACCCGGTCCGAGACGTGCTAGGCGAGCAGGTCGTCAACGGCCGAGTTCTCCTCCACGACATCGATTACATGGGCCACATGAACAACGCTCGCTATCTGAGGGAGTGTGACTTCGCCAGACTTTCCTATTACGCACGCAACGGGATGTTCAAGGCCTTCCACGCACTCGGGGCAAGGATGGTGATCGGAGCTTCGACCATCCGTTACCGGCGGTCACTTGGACTCGGAGAGGCGTTCGAGCTGCGTAGCCGCATCATGGCCTGGGACGAGAAGTCTTTCTTTGTGGAACAGCGCTTCGTGTCCAAATCCGACGGCTTTATCTCTGCTGTCATACTGTGCAGGCAGAATGTAATTCATAGCACGCCTGATCAGATTTTGCAGCACGTCTGCAAGAGAAAG GTGGACTGTCCTGATATCCCAGAGGACCTTCAGCATTGGATCGATTTCATCTCAGCTAACAGTCAGGCGCTGAGAGCAGAATGTGGCTTAGATGAGAAGACCAAGTGA